Proteins encoded within one genomic window of Pristis pectinata isolate sPriPec2 chromosome 5, sPriPec2.1.pri, whole genome shotgun sequence:
- the LOC127570725 gene encoding tRNA selenocysteine 1-associated protein 1-like: MATLWMGDLEQYMDETFIKQAFSAMGEPTVNVKIISNRMTGTLAGYCFVELADQTSADRCLHKLNGKPLPGSNPPKKFKLNYATYGKKPDAGQEYSIFVGDLSSEVDDFHLYDYFVKKYPSCRGGKVVTDTSGNSRGFGFVRFSDEAEQKKALEECQNSKGLGGKPIRISIAVPKSAKTKSEYQPTASYNYTQYYQQYQQYYSQWGYDPYASYGYGYPQYGTTETSAITSSLMTEMSQLSEFQQNSALSEENEEECVEDPDPKLDIDEVNKQFMEQSEELYESLMNCHWQPLDSITSEIPSVV; the protein is encoded by the exons atGGCCACCCTGTGGATGGGCGAC CTGGAACAGTACATGGATGAGACTTTTATCAAGCAGGCCTTTTCAGCCATGGGTGAGCCAACTGTTAATGTGAAAATCATTAGCAACAGAATGACCGG AACGTTAGCAGGCTATTGCTTTGTGGAATTAGCCGATCAAACCAGCGCTGATCGTTGTCTCCATAAATTGAATGGGAAGCCTTTGCCAGGTTCAAATCCG CCCAAGAAATTCAAGTTAAACTATGCAACCTATGGAAAAAAACCAGATGCAGG CCAAGAATATTCCATATTTGTGGGTGACCTCTCTTCTGAAGTTGATGATTTTCATCTGTATGATTACTTTGTGAAAAAATATCCATCTTGTAGAGGTGGGAAAGTGGTTACAGACACATCTGGAAACTCAAG AGGTTTTGGATTTGTCAGGTTTTCTGACGAAGCAGAACAGAAAAAGGCTTTAGAAGAATGTCAAAACAGCAAAGGTTTAGGAGGAAAACCTATCCGAATAAGTATAGCAGTGCCAAAAAG tgcaaaaacaaaatcagaatacCAGCCAACTGCCAGCtacaactacacacaatactaTCAGCAGTACCAACAGTATTACTCACAGTGGGGTTATGATCCCTATGCCAGCTATGGCTATGGATACCCACAGTATGGTACCACTGAGACATCAGCAATAACTTCTTCGCTGATGACAGAAATGTCTCAACTATCTGAg tttcAACAAAATTCTGCACTGAGTGAGGAGAATGAAGAAGAATGTGTGGAAG ATCCAGATCCAAAGTTGGATATCGATGAAGTTAACAAACAATTCATGGAACAAAGTGAAGAACTTTATGAATCCTTAATGAATTGTCATTGGCAACCCCTGGATTCCATCACATCAGAGATTCCCAGTGTAGTATAA